A region from the Triticum urartu cultivar G1812 chromosome 1, Tu2.1, whole genome shotgun sequence genome encodes:
- the LOC125538516 gene encoding glycine, alanine and asparagine-rich protein-like isoform X2 — protein MASTMRRRADWFLHDWVERLDAQRPPTPTPTPPPPRPASGSTAGRGGASPPSPPRRAPRVPSPPRPSARRGLGQFHYGIQSAAPPHRLQARVTSPADHRNASAFRQGNPTSRSLLHGGLGVFNRFALLASASDYEREFPVLTAATASIDKDAKQRGQSPKAIKHTNGKLRGRGVRRAPQVQHVGTKAVDEPAVKFEGDAQLVIQDASEGAIKGDSEAVIQAKGQTELTKGESEGHAEAGIKAEGHAELAKGESEGHAEASIKAKGHAELAKGESEGHAKAATKAEGHAKVAVKSDKAAPARNVPDLASELNGQDFFVGSILVRCGPPVSVVAGGVEGCRRGGPAGGSGGGPAGGGDGCGGGGPAPDGGGGGVGGGGPADGGGGGGGGGPPVAAEAALVTPAVRRLPNHPIHSVFRSPDANGQAVASTPCSSARSVGWFAVRSTSARTARCHSPSCRRLASRCRRYKFTSPFSTHQPFSSSSVRLEWEIALVTTLQDPRMCLGTVISLLGKHSTLTCRVFGWLDLSARRPAFSGGYTCFRSPSFTHGRYCLVSKRGADL, from the exons ATGGCGTCGACGATGCGCCGCCGTGCCGACTGGTTCCTCCACGACTGGGTCGAGAGGCTCGACGCTCAGCGGCCGCCGACTCCGACTCCGACACCTCCGCCTCCCCGCCCCGCCTCCGGCTCCACGGCCGGCCGCGGCGGAGCCTCTCCTCCTTCGCCGCCGCGGCGAGCGCCCCGAGTACCTTCCCCACCACGCCCGTCTGCGCGGCGGGGCCTGGGCCAGTTCCACTACGGGATCCAGTCAGCCGCGCCACCGCACCGGCTCCAGGCGCGCGTCACCTCCCCGGCGGACCACCGGAACGCCTCCGCGTTCAG ACAGGGGAATCCGACCTCGCGCTCGCTTCTCCACGGAGGACTGGGCGTCTTCAATCGGTTCGCTCTCTTGGCGAGTGCGAG CGACTATGAGAGAGAGTTTCCGGTGCTGACTGCTGCAACTGCAAGCAT CGACAAGGACGCGAAGCAGCGGGGCCAATCTCCTAAAGCTATCAAGCATACGAACGGCAAGCTCCGGGGACGAGGCGTTAGGAGGGCTCCTCAGGTGCAGCACGTGGGAACCAAGGCCGTCGACGAGCCGGCGGTCAAGTTCGAGGGAGACGCCCAACTGGTGATCCAGGACGCGAGCGAGGGCGCGATCAAGGGCGACTCCGAGGCGGTGATCCAGGCCAAGGGCCAAACCGAGCTGACCAAGGGCGAGAGCGAGGGCCACGCCGAGGCGGGGATCAAGGCAGAGGGCCACGCCGAGCTGGCCAAGGGCGAGAGCGAGGGCCACGCCGAGGCGTCGATCAAGGCCAAGGGCCACGCCGAGCTGGCCAAGGGCGAGAGCGAGGGCCACGCCAAGGCGGCGACCAAGGCCGAGGGCCACGCCAAGGTGGCGGTCAAGAGCGACAAGGCCGCACCCGCACGCAATGTCCCCGACCTCGCCAGCGAGCTCAATGGCCAGGACTTCTTCGTCGGCTCGATTCTCGTAAGATGCGGCCCCCCAGTTTCCGTTGTCGCCGGAGGGGTTGAGGGCTGCCGTCGCGGAGGGCCTGCCGGAGGCAGTGGAGGAGGACCTGCTGGAGGTGGTGATGGATGCGGTGGTGGAGGGCCAGCACCCGATGGCGGCGGAGGCGGTGTGGGAGGAGGAGGACCGGCCGATGGCGGCGGGGGTGGTGGGGGAGGAGGACCCCCtgtggcggcggaggcggcccTGGTGACCCCGGCGGTCCGCCGCCTCCCCAACCACCCTATCCACAGCGTCTTCCGTTCGCCAGATGCCAACGGGCAGGCTGTGGCGTCGACGCCCTGTTCTTCTGCTCGGAGTGTGGGCTGGTTTGCTGTCCGGAGCACGTCTGCCCGGACTGCACGGTGCCACTCTCCGAGCTGCCGGCGCCTCGCCTCTCGGTGCCGCAGGTACAAATTTACCAGCCCTTTCAGTACCCACCAACCCTTCAGCTCTTCGTCGGTGCGTCTCGAGTGGGAAATCGCGTTAGTCACTACTTTGCAAGACCCCAGGATGTGTTTGGGCACGGTGATATCATTGCTGGGGAAGCACAGCACTTTGACATGCAGGGTCTTTGGATGGTTAGATCTGTCCGCGAGGCGCCCTGCATTCTCCGGAGGGTACACATGTTTCCGGAGCCCCAGTTTTACTCATGGTAGATACTGTCTTGTAAGCAAGCGCGGTGCAGACCTCTAG
- the LOC125538516 gene encoding glycine, alanine and asparagine-rich protein-like isoform X1: MASTMRRRADWFLHDWVERLDAQRPPTPTPTPPPPRPASGSTAGRGGASPPSPPRRAPRVPSPPRPSARRGLGQFHYGIQSAAPPHRLQARVTSPADHRNASAFRQGNPTSRSLLHGGLGVFNRFALLASASDYEREFPVLTAATASISDKDAKQRGQSPKAIKHTNGKLRGRGVRRAPQVQHVGTKAVDEPAVKFEGDAQLVIQDASEGAIKGDSEAVIQAKGQTELTKGESEGHAEAGIKAEGHAELAKGESEGHAEASIKAKGHAELAKGESEGHAKAATKAEGHAKVAVKSDKAAPARNVPDLASELNGQDFFVGSILVRCGPPVSVVAGGVEGCRRGGPAGGSGGGPAGGGDGCGGGGPAPDGGGGGVGGGGPADGGGGGGGGGPPVAAEAALVTPAVRRLPNHPIHSVFRSPDANGQAVASTPCSSARSVGWFAVRSTSARTARCHSPSCRRLASRCRRYKFTSPFSTHQPFSSSSVRLEWEIALVTTLQDPRMCLGTVISLLGKHSTLTCRVFGWLDLSARRPAFSGGYTCFRSPSFTHGRYCLVSKRGADL; the protein is encoded by the exons ATGGCGTCGACGATGCGCCGCCGTGCCGACTGGTTCCTCCACGACTGGGTCGAGAGGCTCGACGCTCAGCGGCCGCCGACTCCGACTCCGACACCTCCGCCTCCCCGCCCCGCCTCCGGCTCCACGGCCGGCCGCGGCGGAGCCTCTCCTCCTTCGCCGCCGCGGCGAGCGCCCCGAGTACCTTCCCCACCACGCCCGTCTGCGCGGCGGGGCCTGGGCCAGTTCCACTACGGGATCCAGTCAGCCGCGCCACCGCACCGGCTCCAGGCGCGCGTCACCTCCCCGGCGGACCACCGGAACGCCTCCGCGTTCAG ACAGGGGAATCCGACCTCGCGCTCGCTTCTCCACGGAGGACTGGGCGTCTTCAATCGGTTCGCTCTCTTGGCGAGTGCGAG CGACTATGAGAGAGAGTTTCCGGTGCTGACTGCTGCAACTGCAAGCAT CAGCGACAAGGACGCGAAGCAGCGGGGCCAATCTCCTAAAGCTATCAAGCATACGAACGGCAAGCTCCGGGGACGAGGCGTTAGGAGGGCTCCTCAGGTGCAGCACGTGGGAACCAAGGCCGTCGACGAGCCGGCGGTCAAGTTCGAGGGAGACGCCCAACTGGTGATCCAGGACGCGAGCGAGGGCGCGATCAAGGGCGACTCCGAGGCGGTGATCCAGGCCAAGGGCCAAACCGAGCTGACCAAGGGCGAGAGCGAGGGCCACGCCGAGGCGGGGATCAAGGCAGAGGGCCACGCCGAGCTGGCCAAGGGCGAGAGCGAGGGCCACGCCGAGGCGTCGATCAAGGCCAAGGGCCACGCCGAGCTGGCCAAGGGCGAGAGCGAGGGCCACGCCAAGGCGGCGACCAAGGCCGAGGGCCACGCCAAGGTGGCGGTCAAGAGCGACAAGGCCGCACCCGCACGCAATGTCCCCGACCTCGCCAGCGAGCTCAATGGCCAGGACTTCTTCGTCGGCTCGATTCTCGTAAGATGCGGCCCCCCAGTTTCCGTTGTCGCCGGAGGGGTTGAGGGCTGCCGTCGCGGAGGGCCTGCCGGAGGCAGTGGAGGAGGACCTGCTGGAGGTGGTGATGGATGCGGTGGTGGAGGGCCAGCACCCGATGGCGGCGGAGGCGGTGTGGGAGGAGGAGGACCGGCCGATGGCGGCGGGGGTGGTGGGGGAGGAGGACCCCCtgtggcggcggaggcggcccTGGTGACCCCGGCGGTCCGCCGCCTCCCCAACCACCCTATCCACAGCGTCTTCCGTTCGCCAGATGCCAACGGGCAGGCTGTGGCGTCGACGCCCTGTTCTTCTGCTCGGAGTGTGGGCTGGTTTGCTGTCCGGAGCACGTCTGCCCGGACTGCACGGTGCCACTCTCCGAGCTGCCGGCGCCTCGCCTCTCGGTGCCGCAGGTACAAATTTACCAGCCCTTTCAGTACCCACCAACCCTTCAGCTCTTCGTCGGTGCGTCTCGAGTGGGAAATCGCGTTAGTCACTACTTTGCAAGACCCCAGGATGTGTTTGGGCACGGTGATATCATTGCTGGGGAAGCACAGCACTTTGACATGCAGGGTCTTTGGATGGTTAGATCTGTCCGCGAGGCGCCCTGCATTCTCCGGAGGGTACACATGTTTCCGGAGCCCCAGTTTTACTCATGGTAGATACTGTCTTGTAAGCAAGCGCGGTGCAGACCTCTAG